A DNA window from Linepithema humile isolate Giens D197 chromosome 6, Lhum_UNIL_v1.0, whole genome shotgun sequence contains the following coding sequences:
- the LOC105671314 gene encoding pancreatic triacylglycerol lipase-like, protein MSCRSRDRNLRCVDERRGTKRRRKRGGRESAEEKNATTSAKDTSLQRSSGKMQPVNIFHRALLVLLIIAITISLAKTLQPVKLLAARNRAMLRRITISRDEKSKVCYDLVGCFADPPQHLSIRRPPEHPRVIQTRFFLYTRTDRQDPQVLQYGDNQKSIVHSQFNTSKPLKVLIHGYKGSGSDASFVHGINLLLDTVDANIIVLDWTKGAGTSYGAAVANSELVGRQLALILLDTVNLGINVIDIHVIGFSLGAHVAGCASEVLKRKNLLLGRITGLDPASPFFRHHLFREKSRKLDTSDAHLVDVIHTDGSPDFADGFGLLKPIGHIDFFPNGGREQPGCTDVKNSVVVSHLNEELLDRNIACSHLRAWFLFVESIRSQNDECKFIAWPCPHGGISYAKGMCFPMASTDWNQEMGYAANRGPLGIYYLATKAERPFCGQPLRASVITSENVPKTSGVLLFKIILGNSTTLFKIQCTLSKRTNNWMAFYNIAAAKFDALSRDTSTIIGVVSYQRIDNKTEEDTTENPNADVILFNKLTLEDRKGNRWEYCKTDTAVNSHEIYVELKNGHCTSV, encoded by the exons ATGTCTTGTCGATCGCGCGACAGAAACCTGAGGTGCGTCGACGAGAGAAGAGGAacgaaaagaagaagaaagcgTGGAGGAAGAGAAAGCGCGGAGGAGAAGAATGCAACGACCTCTGCAAAGGATACGAGCCTTCAACGATCCAGTGGCAAGATGCAGCCAGTCAACATTTTTCATCGTGCTCTTCTCGTTTTGCTGATAATCGCTATCACCATATCACTCGCTAAAACATTGCAACCCG tcAAGCTTCTCGCGGCACGAAATCGTGCTATGCTGAGGCGAATCACCATTTCTCGTGACGAAAAATCCAAAGTTTGCTATG atttagTTGGTTGCTTCGCGGATCCGCCGCAGCATTTATCGATAAGGCGACCACCTGAGCATCCTAGAGTGATTCAAACTAGATTCTTCCTCTACACGCGCACAGACCGACAAGATCCGCAAGTCTTGCAATACGGCGACAATCAGAAATCCATCGTGCATTCCCAATTCAACACAAGCAAACCACTCAAAGTACTGATACACGGTTACAAGGGCAGTGGAAGTGACGCTAGCTTCGTACATGGCATAAATTTACTTCTGGATACA GTAGACGCAAATATCATCGTCTTGGATTGGACGAAAGGCGCGGGCACGAGTTACGGAGCTGCGGTGGCGAATAGCGAACTGGTCGGCCGACAATTAGCCCTAATTCTCCTAGACACCGTCAATTTGGGAATCAATGTTATCGATATTCACGTAATCGGTTTCAGTCTAGGCGCACACGTGGCCGGCTGCGCCTCGGAAGTATTGAAGAGAAAGAATCTACTTTTGGGTCGTATAACCGGTCTCGATCCGGCGTCGCCGTTCTTCAGGCATCACCTGTTCAGAGAGAAGTCGAGAAAATTGGACACCAGCGACGCTCATCTCGTTGATGTCATTCACACCGACGGCTCGCCAGATTTCGCGGACGGCTTCGGCCTGCTCAAACCGATTGGGCACATCGATTTCTTTCCTAACGGCGGCAGAGAGCAACCCGGTTGTACCGACGTTAAAAATTCGGTAGTGGTCAGTCATTTAAACG AGGAATTACTGGACCGGAATATAGCATGTAGCCATCTTAGAGCTTGGTTCCTCTTCGTAGAAAGTATTCGCTCGCAGAATGATGAGTGCAAATTCATCGCATGGCCCTGTCCGCACGGAGGAATATCTTACGCGAAGGGAATGTGTTTTCCTATGGCGTCGACCGATTGGAATCAAGAGATGGGTTACGCGGCTAATCGCGGACCTTtaggaatttattatttggcAACTAAAGCCGAAAGACCATTTTGCG GTCAACCACTGAGAGCATCAGTGATTACATCCGAAAATGTTCCAAAGACATCTGGCGTATTgctctttaaaattattctcggTAACTCCACGACGCTCTTCAAAATCCAATGCAC CTTGTCCAAACGAACAAACAACTGGATGGCGTTCTACAATATTGCGGCGGCGAAATTCGACGCTTTATCAAGAGATACTTCAACGATCATTGGCGTTGTCTCGTATCAGCGCATCGATAATAAGACGGAAGAGGATACTACAGAGAATCCGAACGCGGATGTAATACTATTCAATAAACTCACTCTCGAAGATCGTAAGGGTAACAG GTGGGAATATTGCAAAACGGACACCGCAGTCAATTCGCACGAGATATATGTAGAATTGAAAAATGGACACTGCACGtcagtataa
- the LOC137000601 gene encoding N-acetyltransferase family 8 member 3-like, with the protein MSHIIIVRAFKPGDVISCKELLRDGVMSSLSATFWGMLLKESIFQLMLLFCAMAFIFLGMPFTVCFLIVPMAIILVYVGTYISFTAKVAEIDREVNNIPRLYMSNAFSCFWVAEAFQPYLTTRHPKEVHYTVMTEQQFRESNIDVSSQTKKIVGTIGLFKSHTLEGSAWIKRLCVHKEYQRKGVATCLLSVAVQFAADAGYSCANLASSEYTEGGRELCLKKGFELKEMYHKSIIGSFITILMYELSFEIKSDEDNLPPQNKKELLNLKCQ; encoded by the exons ATGAGTCACATTATAATTGTGCGCGCCTTTAAACCGGGCGACGTGATAAGCTGCAAGGAGTTGCTTCGAGACGGCGTGATGTCTTCTCTAAGTGCTACATTTTGGGGAATGTTGCTCAAGGAAAGTATCTTTCAACTGATGCTCTTATTCTGCGCGATGGCATTCATTTTCTTGGGGATGCCATTCACGGTCTGCTTCCTGATTGTACCTATGGCCATTATATTGGTATACGTGGGCACATATATAAGCTTTACTGCAAAGGTAGCAGAGATTGACAGAGAAGTGAATAATATTCCAAG GCTTTACATGTCCAATGCCTTCTCATGTTTCTGGGTTGCTGAGGCGTTTCAACCTTACTTAACAACACGACATCCCAAAGAAGTGCATTACACTGTAATGACAGAGCAACAATTTCGCGAATCCAACATTGATGTTTCCTCACAAACCAAAAAGATTGTAGGGACCATTGGCTTATTCAAGAGTCATACATTAGAGGGAAGCGCATGGATAAAGAGACTATGTGTACACAAAGAGTATCAAAGAAAGGGTGTAGCAACATGCTTGCTTAGTGTTGCTGTACAATTTGCAGCTGACGCAGGCTACAGTTGTGCTAATTTAGCGTCTTCTGAATACACGGAAGGGGGTAGAGAATTGTGCCTTAAAAAGGGTTTTGAATTGAAGGAAATGTATCATAAATCGATTATAGGatcatttataacaatattaatgtatGAGTTAAGTTTCGAGATCAAATCTGATGAAGACAATTTGCCTCctcaaaacaaaaaagaacTTCTTAATCTAAAGTGTcaataa
- the LOC105671315 gene encoding uncharacterized protein isoform X1 — protein MKFMFPPTYVEGFHDPETVKAMEYKQLGKTGLLINKLSFGTGPLGCHYGTYDEADAIEAIRQAIKQGVNYIDTAPWYGQCRAETILGKALKEIPREAYYIATKVGRYELDYDNMFDFTIEKTRKSFKKSLELLGVDYVDVVQVHDIEFAPSLDIIVTQTLPELSRQVAEGKARHIGITGYPISVLKECIEKSNINIACILSYSRLTLIDSTLLEYISFFKEHNIGVINAATPCMGLLTNSGPPNWHLASDETKKQCANAGQYCKEHGVEFCKLAIWHSLQYTDVNTNLVGIQNTKQLHMNLDILRNGITEKEKAILQEIQEKFLSKVKNQHWEGKEIQMYREAMKNKI, from the exons aTGAAATT TATGTTTCCTCCAACCTACGTCGAAGGTTTTCACGATCCTGAAACAGTGAAAGCTATGGAATATAAACAGCTTGGAAAAACAGGCTTGCTCATAAACAAATTATCTTTTGGCACTGGTCCGCTCGGCTGTCATTACgg CACCTATGATGAAGCTGATGCCATTGAAGCGATACGTCAAGCGATAAAACAAGgtgttaattatattgatactGCACCATGGTATGGACAATGTCGAGCTGAGACAATACTTggcaaa GCACTGAAAGAGATTCCACGAGAAGCTTATTATATTGCAACAAAAGTTGGTAGGTACGAGCTGGATTACGACAATATGTTTGATTTTACTATTGAGAAAACTaggaaaagttttaaaaagagCTTGGAATTATTGGGAGTGGATTACGTCGATGTTGTTCAA GTTCACGATATCGAATTTGCACCTTCATTAGACATAATAGTGACACAAACTTTGCCAGAATTATCGAGACAGGTGGCTGAAGGCAAAGCCAGACACATAGGTATAACCGGTTACCCAATATCCGTACTGAAAGAATGCATCGAAAagagtaatattaatatagccTGCATATTGAGTTACTCAAGACTCACTCTAATCGATAGTACTTTGTTAGAGTACATCTCATTCTTTAAg GAACACAATATCGGTGTGATTAATGCCGCCACACCATGTATGGGTCTTCTAACAAATAGTGGCCCACCAAACTGGCATTTAGCCTCCGATGAAACAAAAAAGCAATGTGCGAATGCTGGACAATATTGCAAg GAACATGGCGTGGAATTCTGCAAACTAGCGATATGGCATTCTCTGCAATACACAGATGTCAACACAAATTTAGTTGGAATACAAAACACGAAACAATTACATATGAATCTGGATATACTGCGAAACGGTAtaacagagaaagagaaagcaatattgcaagaaattcaagaaaa gtttttgtcaaaagtaaaaaatcaaCATTGGGAAGGTAAAGAAATCCAAATGTACCGGGAAGCCAtgaagaacaaaatataa
- the LOC105671315 gene encoding uncharacterized protein isoform X2: MFPPTYVEGFHDPETVKAMEYKQLGKTGLLINKLSFGTGPLGCHYGTYDEADAIEAIRQAIKQGVNYIDTAPWYGQCRAETILGKALKEIPREAYYIATKVGRYELDYDNMFDFTIEKTRKSFKKSLELLGVDYVDVVQVHDIEFAPSLDIIVTQTLPELSRQVAEGKARHIGITGYPISVLKECIEKSNINIACILSYSRLTLIDSTLLEYISFFKEHNIGVINAATPCMGLLTNSGPPNWHLASDETKKQCANAGQYCKEHGVEFCKLAIWHSLQYTDVNTNLVGIQNTKQLHMNLDILRNGITEKEKAILQEIQEKFLSKVKNQHWEGKEIQMYREAMKNKI; encoded by the exons ATGTTTCCTCCAACCTACGTCGAAGGTTTTCACGATCCTGAAACAGTGAAAGCTATGGAATATAAACAGCTTGGAAAAACAGGCTTGCTCATAAACAAATTATCTTTTGGCACTGGTCCGCTCGGCTGTCATTACgg CACCTATGATGAAGCTGATGCCATTGAAGCGATACGTCAAGCGATAAAACAAGgtgttaattatattgatactGCACCATGGTATGGACAATGTCGAGCTGAGACAATACTTggcaaa GCACTGAAAGAGATTCCACGAGAAGCTTATTATATTGCAACAAAAGTTGGTAGGTACGAGCTGGATTACGACAATATGTTTGATTTTACTATTGAGAAAACTaggaaaagttttaaaaagagCTTGGAATTATTGGGAGTGGATTACGTCGATGTTGTTCAA GTTCACGATATCGAATTTGCACCTTCATTAGACATAATAGTGACACAAACTTTGCCAGAATTATCGAGACAGGTGGCTGAAGGCAAAGCCAGACACATAGGTATAACCGGTTACCCAATATCCGTACTGAAAGAATGCATCGAAAagagtaatattaatatagccTGCATATTGAGTTACTCAAGACTCACTCTAATCGATAGTACTTTGTTAGAGTACATCTCATTCTTTAAg GAACACAATATCGGTGTGATTAATGCCGCCACACCATGTATGGGTCTTCTAACAAATAGTGGCCCACCAAACTGGCATTTAGCCTCCGATGAAACAAAAAAGCAATGTGCGAATGCTGGACAATATTGCAAg GAACATGGCGTGGAATTCTGCAAACTAGCGATATGGCATTCTCTGCAATACACAGATGTCAACACAAATTTAGTTGGAATACAAAACACGAAACAATTACATATGAATCTGGATATACTGCGAAACGGTAtaacagagaaagagaaagcaatattgcaagaaattcaagaaaa gtttttgtcaaaagtaaaaaatcaaCATTGGGAAGGTAAAGAAATCCAAATGTACCGGGAAGCCAtgaagaacaaaatataa
- the Wdr33 gene encoding pre-mRNA 3' end processing protein WDR33 isoform X1 has protein sequence MSANAQFANPPPAVSLPNMSVPPPVPTPNLSTPPPNLTTINTSGSYQHRYANHREGNRGFFKPFRPYHAPKVVASGQDMLQDEFDGKRLRKSVMRKTVDYNSAIIRSLEHRVWQRDYRDRRALQPDVMYYPDLLPPPSYIDNPINAVTTRFVKTATNKMRCPIFCMAWTPEGRRLVTGASSGEFTLWNGLTFNFETILQAHDSPVRTMVWSHNESWMVTGDHAGYVKYWQSNMNNVKMFQAHKEAIRGLSFSPTDHKLATCSDDGTVRIWDFLRCHEERILRGHGADVKCVHWHPQKSLVISGSKDNQQPVKLWDPKTGQSLATLHAHKSTVMDVKWNENGNWLVTASRDHLLKLFDLRNLSQEVQTFRGHKKEASSVAWHPSHEGLFCSGGSDGAILFWHVGADKEVGAIEQAHDSIVWTLAWHPLGHILCSGSNDHTSKFWTRNRPGDLMRDKYNLNTLPAGSAGIDDHEIADEAAVIPGMGPEDRINADGESEDKSGGIPGLDLDHAVDEGKKFANKKVPYSKPIPRNFQAQWNEMEAEDSEQVEALNAFVNQLIETTPGAVPLNEVTPNAIILYGKMIPVEAGSKLAEAISKGTDAINKLVFSGEIEELRDVVGPPDNVNEAEEYLQDDGEIDYSKVPDVDLPPPLPSSKFAQNPELLKSLNRGGKRKFDQLIGWSDGGSSDRTSKIHQPVFGGVITEDSQSSDTDLRFSIGKNAESNSFHSGQDEDHRRIGSHGDIARSSNRGDEDLRFNISAGPGRPGSRNEYDPRGNSFADKDFRSISGFPKKSMDNDVYDERERDGAGGRWDDEKSKGDGPRGKSDGNGFDKRDNGMPMGPGGMGIGHMPGVPHLPNHHNMQNINPNMPPSIPGLMPHPNMPQHPGMQGKPPPPHPGMPGMDGPMLPHMMPHHPGMHPVFGPNGPPPGGFGPNFRLPPPNGNFGPNHFRPGPMPPFGPNQGPPPFGNSFQGPPNFRGPNAGPMNFDRPVFGPNFRGQNPQGPLNNFNANFGNFGKNGPNRGMSRGGGGGGSGSGGDNRSGYSNRGRGRDNDQSRGSRGRDNY, from the exons ATGTCTGCAAACGCTCAATTTGCAAATCCGCCACCGGCTGTGAGTTTGCCCAACATGTCGGTGCCTCCGCCTGTTCCGACTCCAAATTTATCGACACCACCACCAAATTTAACAACCATAAACACATCAGGAAGTTATCAGCATCGATATGCGAATCACAGAGAAGGCAATCGTGGTTTTTTTAAACCATTCAGACCTTATCATGCTCCAAAAGTTGTTGCTAGTGGGCAAGATATGTTACAAGATGAATTTGATGGAAAAAGACTCAGGAAGTCTGTCATGAGAAAGACCGTCGATTACAATTCCGCTATCATTAGAAGTTTAGAA CATCGAGTGTGGCAGCGGGACTACAGGGATCGTCGTGCCCTTCAACCAGATGTAATGTACTATCCTGATTTACTCCCCCCACCAAGTTATATTGACAATCCAATAAATGCAGTCACCACACGGTTCGTAAAAACGGCCACCAATAAAATGCGTTGTCCGATTTTTTGTATGGCCTGGACACCAGAGGGTAGACGTCTCGTTACTGGCGCATCGAGTGGAGAATTCACCCTGTGGAATGGCCTCACTTTCAATTTTGAAACTATTTTGCag GCTCACGACAGCCCGGTAAGGACTATGGTATGGTCGCACAATGAGAGCTGGATGGTAACGGGGGACCACGCCGGCTACGTGAAATATTGGCAGAGCAATATGAACAACGTCAAGATGTTTCAAGCACACAAAGAAGCGATTAGAGGACTCAG TTTCAGTCCAACGGATCACAAATTGGCGACCTGTAGTGATGATGGAACCGTCCGAATTTGGGATTTTCTTCGCTGTCATGAAGAACGAATTCTCAGgg GTCATGGTGCAGATGTGAAGTGCGTACACTGGCATCCACAAAAGAGTCTAGTCATTTCCGGAAGTAAAGACAATCAGCAGCCGGTGAAATTGTGGGATCCGAAGACCGGGCAGTCTCTCGCGACTCTCCATGCTCACAAATCAACCGTAATGGACGTCAAATGGAATGAGAACGGCAATTGGTTGGTGACTGCCTCGCGAGATCACTTATTGAAGCTGTTCGATCTCAGAAATTTGAGCCAAGAAGTCCAGACCTTCCGTGGTCATAAAAAAGAGGCGTCCAGCGTTGCGTGGCATCCAAGTCACGAAGGTCTCTTTTGTAGTGGAGGTAGCGATGGTGCTATACTTTTCTGGCACGTGGG GGCCGATAAAGAAGTCGGAGCGATAGAGCAGGCACACGACAGCATAGTGTGGACGTTGGCCTGGCATCCATTAGGCCACATTTTGTGCTCCGGCAGCAACGATCACACGTCCAAGTTTTGGACGCGCAACAGACCCGGAGATTTAATGAGAGATAAATACAATCTCAATACGTTACCGGCGGGCTCAGCTGGCATTGATGACCATGAAATCG cTGATGAAGCAGCGGTGATACCTGGTATGGGACCGGAGGACAGAATCAACGCCGACGGCGAATCCGAAGACAAAAGCGGCGGAATTCCGGGACTGGATTTGGATCACGCCGTGGACGAGGGCAAGAAGTTTGCTAACAAAAAAGTCCCGTACAGCAAACCGATACCGCGCAACTTCCAAGCTCAATGGAACGAAATGGAGGCTGAGGATAGCGAACAAGTCGAAGCGTTGAATGCATTTGTCAATCAATTGATAGAAACTACTCCGGGTGCTGTGCCATTGAACGAAGTTACGCCTAAcgctattatattatatgggAAAATGATTCCCGTAGAAG CGGGCTCCAAACTCGCGGAGGCGATCAGCAAAGGAACGGACGCCATAAATAAACTAGTATTTTCCGGTGAAATAGAAGAGCTACGGGATGTAGTGGGTCCACCGGATAATGTGAACGAGGCTGAAGAGTATCTGCAGGACGATGGCGAAATCGATTATTCGAAAGTGCCCGACGTGGATTTGCCACCGCCTTTGCCGAGCTCAAAATTTGCACAGAATCCGGAATTGCTGAAGTCACTAAATCGCGGCGGCAAGCGTAAATTCGATCAGTTAATCGGCTGGAGCGACGGCGGGTCGAGTGATCGCACGTCTAAGATCCATCAACCGGTCTTTGGCGGTGTGATCACCGAAGACTCGCAGTCCAGCGATACCGATCTGAGATTCAGCATCGGCAAGAATGCGGAGAGTAATTCTTTCCATAGCGGCCAAGACGAGGATCACAGGAGAATAGGTTCTCACGGTGATATCGCGAGGAGCAGCAATCGCGGCGACGAGGATCTGAGGTTCAACATATCCGCCGGACCTGGTAGGCCTGGTTCTCGTAACGAGTACGATCCGCGTGGCAACAGTTTTGCCGACAAAGACTTCCGCAGCATTAGTGGTTTCCCGAAGAAATCGATGGACAACGACGTATACGACGAGCGGGAACGCGACGGCGCAGGCGGCCGCTGGGACGACGAGAAATCCAAGGGCGACGGACCGCGCGGCAAATCGGACGGCAACGGGTTTGACAAGCGTGACAACGGTATGCCGATGGGTCCTGGCGGCATGGGCATAGGTCACATGCCCGGTGTGCCGCATCTACCGAATCATCACAACATGCAGAACATCAATCCCAACATGCCTCCGTCGATACCGGGCCTGATGCCACACCCTAACATGCCGCAGCATCCTGGTATGCAGGGCAAACCTCCTCCACCGCATCCTGGTATGCCGGGCATGGATGGCCCGATGTTGCCGCATATGATGCCGCATCATCCGGGAATGCATCCGGTCTTCGGGCCGAACGGTCCACCGCCCGGTGGCTTCGGACCGAACTTCCGGTTGCCGCCACCGAACGGCAATTTCGGACCGAATCACTTCAGGCCGGGTCCGATGCCGCCGTTCGGACCGAATCAAGGCCCGCCGCCATTCGGCAACAGTTTCCAAGGACCGCCCAATTTCCGCGGACCTAACGCCGGTCCGATGAACTTCGACCGGCCGGTCTTCGGGCCGAACTTTCGCGGTCAGAATCCGCAGGGTCCACTGAACAACTTCAACGCGAACTTCGGTAACTTCGGCAAGAACGGACCCAACCGCGGCATGAGccgcggcggtggcggcggtggcagCGGCAGCGGAGGCGACAACAGAAGTGGTTACAGCAATCGCGGTAGAGGACGTGACAATGATCAGTCAAGAGGATCGAGAGGTAGGGACAATTATTGA
- the Wdr33 gene encoding pre-mRNA 3' end processing protein WDR33 isoform X2: MVWSHNESWMVTGDHAGYVKYWQSNMNNVKMFQAHKEAIRGLSFSPTDHKLATCSDDGTVRIWDFLRCHEERILRGHGADVKCVHWHPQKSLVISGSKDNQQPVKLWDPKTGQSLATLHAHKSTVMDVKWNENGNWLVTASRDHLLKLFDLRNLSQEVQTFRGHKKEASSVAWHPSHEGLFCSGGSDGAILFWHVGADKEVGAIEQAHDSIVWTLAWHPLGHILCSGSNDHTSKFWTRNRPGDLMRDKYNLNTLPAGSAGIDDHEIADEAAVIPGMGPEDRINADGESEDKSGGIPGLDLDHAVDEGKKFANKKVPYSKPIPRNFQAQWNEMEAEDSEQVEALNAFVNQLIETTPGAVPLNEVTPNAIILYGKMIPVEAGSKLAEAISKGTDAINKLVFSGEIEELRDVVGPPDNVNEAEEYLQDDGEIDYSKVPDVDLPPPLPSSKFAQNPELLKSLNRGGKRKFDQLIGWSDGGSSDRTSKIHQPVFGGVITEDSQSSDTDLRFSIGKNAESNSFHSGQDEDHRRIGSHGDIARSSNRGDEDLRFNISAGPGRPGSRNEYDPRGNSFADKDFRSISGFPKKSMDNDVYDERERDGAGGRWDDEKSKGDGPRGKSDGNGFDKRDNGMPMGPGGMGIGHMPGVPHLPNHHNMQNINPNMPPSIPGLMPHPNMPQHPGMQGKPPPPHPGMPGMDGPMLPHMMPHHPGMHPVFGPNGPPPGGFGPNFRLPPPNGNFGPNHFRPGPMPPFGPNQGPPPFGNSFQGPPNFRGPNAGPMNFDRPVFGPNFRGQNPQGPLNNFNANFGNFGKNGPNRGMSRGGGGGGSGSGGDNRSGYSNRGRGRDNDQSRGSRGRDNY; encoded by the exons ATGGTATGGTCGCACAATGAGAGCTGGATGGTAACGGGGGACCACGCCGGCTACGTGAAATATTGGCAGAGCAATATGAACAACGTCAAGATGTTTCAAGCACACAAAGAAGCGATTAGAGGACTCAG TTTCAGTCCAACGGATCACAAATTGGCGACCTGTAGTGATGATGGAACCGTCCGAATTTGGGATTTTCTTCGCTGTCATGAAGAACGAATTCTCAGgg GTCATGGTGCAGATGTGAAGTGCGTACACTGGCATCCACAAAAGAGTCTAGTCATTTCCGGAAGTAAAGACAATCAGCAGCCGGTGAAATTGTGGGATCCGAAGACCGGGCAGTCTCTCGCGACTCTCCATGCTCACAAATCAACCGTAATGGACGTCAAATGGAATGAGAACGGCAATTGGTTGGTGACTGCCTCGCGAGATCACTTATTGAAGCTGTTCGATCTCAGAAATTTGAGCCAAGAAGTCCAGACCTTCCGTGGTCATAAAAAAGAGGCGTCCAGCGTTGCGTGGCATCCAAGTCACGAAGGTCTCTTTTGTAGTGGAGGTAGCGATGGTGCTATACTTTTCTGGCACGTGGG GGCCGATAAAGAAGTCGGAGCGATAGAGCAGGCACACGACAGCATAGTGTGGACGTTGGCCTGGCATCCATTAGGCCACATTTTGTGCTCCGGCAGCAACGATCACACGTCCAAGTTTTGGACGCGCAACAGACCCGGAGATTTAATGAGAGATAAATACAATCTCAATACGTTACCGGCGGGCTCAGCTGGCATTGATGACCATGAAATCG cTGATGAAGCAGCGGTGATACCTGGTATGGGACCGGAGGACAGAATCAACGCCGACGGCGAATCCGAAGACAAAAGCGGCGGAATTCCGGGACTGGATTTGGATCACGCCGTGGACGAGGGCAAGAAGTTTGCTAACAAAAAAGTCCCGTACAGCAAACCGATACCGCGCAACTTCCAAGCTCAATGGAACGAAATGGAGGCTGAGGATAGCGAACAAGTCGAAGCGTTGAATGCATTTGTCAATCAATTGATAGAAACTACTCCGGGTGCTGTGCCATTGAACGAAGTTACGCCTAAcgctattatattatatgggAAAATGATTCCCGTAGAAG CGGGCTCCAAACTCGCGGAGGCGATCAGCAAAGGAACGGACGCCATAAATAAACTAGTATTTTCCGGTGAAATAGAAGAGCTACGGGATGTAGTGGGTCCACCGGATAATGTGAACGAGGCTGAAGAGTATCTGCAGGACGATGGCGAAATCGATTATTCGAAAGTGCCCGACGTGGATTTGCCACCGCCTTTGCCGAGCTCAAAATTTGCACAGAATCCGGAATTGCTGAAGTCACTAAATCGCGGCGGCAAGCGTAAATTCGATCAGTTAATCGGCTGGAGCGACGGCGGGTCGAGTGATCGCACGTCTAAGATCCATCAACCGGTCTTTGGCGGTGTGATCACCGAAGACTCGCAGTCCAGCGATACCGATCTGAGATTCAGCATCGGCAAGAATGCGGAGAGTAATTCTTTCCATAGCGGCCAAGACGAGGATCACAGGAGAATAGGTTCTCACGGTGATATCGCGAGGAGCAGCAATCGCGGCGACGAGGATCTGAGGTTCAACATATCCGCCGGACCTGGTAGGCCTGGTTCTCGTAACGAGTACGATCCGCGTGGCAACAGTTTTGCCGACAAAGACTTCCGCAGCATTAGTGGTTTCCCGAAGAAATCGATGGACAACGACGTATACGACGAGCGGGAACGCGACGGCGCAGGCGGCCGCTGGGACGACGAGAAATCCAAGGGCGACGGACCGCGCGGCAAATCGGACGGCAACGGGTTTGACAAGCGTGACAACGGTATGCCGATGGGTCCTGGCGGCATGGGCATAGGTCACATGCCCGGTGTGCCGCATCTACCGAATCATCACAACATGCAGAACATCAATCCCAACATGCCTCCGTCGATACCGGGCCTGATGCCACACCCTAACATGCCGCAGCATCCTGGTATGCAGGGCAAACCTCCTCCACCGCATCCTGGTATGCCGGGCATGGATGGCCCGATGTTGCCGCATATGATGCCGCATCATCCGGGAATGCATCCGGTCTTCGGGCCGAACGGTCCACCGCCCGGTGGCTTCGGACCGAACTTCCGGTTGCCGCCACCGAACGGCAATTTCGGACCGAATCACTTCAGGCCGGGTCCGATGCCGCCGTTCGGACCGAATCAAGGCCCGCCGCCATTCGGCAACAGTTTCCAAGGACCGCCCAATTTCCGCGGACCTAACGCCGGTCCGATGAACTTCGACCGGCCGGTCTTCGGGCCGAACTTTCGCGGTCAGAATCCGCAGGGTCCACTGAACAACTTCAACGCGAACTTCGGTAACTTCGGCAAGAACGGACCCAACCGCGGCATGAGccgcggcggtggcggcggtggcagCGGCAGCGGAGGCGACAACAGAAGTGGTTACAGCAATCGCGGTAGAGGACGTGACAATGATCAGTCAAGAGGATCGAGAGGTAGGGACAATTATTGA